A stretch of the Actinotalea sp. JY-7876 genome encodes the following:
- a CDS encoding DUF6188 family protein, which produces MYGLPAATDLSALNGLILLQVCVGQNEVILRFDDTSWIRVESAMRLVPNGATPIQEQDGVLRELFAALGAPIEAVQWTVEGTVRIRFQGRDAHVEIVDDDPHYESFMIQLKDQPAIVV; this is translated from the coding sequence ATGTACGGACTTCCTGCGGCAACCGACCTCAGTGCCTTGAACGGCTTAATTCTCCTCCAGGTCTGCGTCGGCCAGAATGAGGTTATCCTCCGCTTCGACGACACCTCGTGGATCAGGGTCGAGTCGGCTATGCGCCTGGTGCCCAACGGTGCAACCCCAATTCAGGAGCAGGACGGCGTGCTGAGAGAGCTCTTTGCCGCCCTCGGGGCGCCCATCGAGGCCGTCCAGTGGACCGTCGAGGGAACGGTCCGGATCAGATTCCAGGGACGTGACGCTCACGTTGAAATCGTGGACGACGATCCGCACTATGAGAGCTTCATGATTCAACTCAAAGATCAGCCGGCGATCGTCGTCTGA
- a CDS encoding nuclease-related domain-containing protein: protein MSMPRQRRERYRVGARREHQGETMSDLRELSVVRWRKYGKDRLYVTAPDERRMGWCDLATGVVTVDDDADRAAVEAAVAGWRAAVPEPAQQASPAPSTNAGVTVITESSVAAQEPVWNDLAERRAGQAAREQAIALKHAAPVRTFVARVLRVHTDERAWRIGADGEEMVAARLARLVKKDARWRALHAVPVGVNGSDIDHVVIGPGGVFTLNAKHHPGAKIWVAGTTFMVNGQKQPYLRNSRHEAARASRLLTAAAGVPVEAVGVVVPVGAADITIKKAPEGAHVVYRRAIGKWLERRPEVLDLEAIDRVFEAARRSTTWLG, encoded by the coding sequence ATGTCGATGCCGCGTCAACGGCGCGAGCGCTATCGCGTCGGCGCTCGGCGCGAACACCAGGGGGAGACCATGAGCGATCTGAGGGAGCTGAGCGTCGTGCGGTGGCGCAAGTACGGGAAGGACCGCCTCTACGTCACCGCTCCTGACGAGCGACGGATGGGATGGTGCGACCTGGCCACCGGGGTCGTCACCGTCGACGACGACGCCGACCGTGCAGCGGTGGAGGCAGCCGTCGCGGGCTGGCGCGCCGCGGTCCCGGAACCAGCTCAGCAGGCCTCCCCCGCGCCGTCCACGAACGCCGGGGTCACGGTCATCACCGAGTCGTCGGTGGCGGCGCAGGAGCCGGTCTGGAACGACCTCGCCGAGCGACGAGCCGGCCAAGCGGCCCGCGAACAGGCGATCGCTCTCAAGCACGCCGCGCCGGTGCGGACGTTCGTCGCGCGCGTCCTGCGGGTGCACACCGACGAGCGGGCGTGGCGGATCGGCGCGGACGGTGAGGAGATGGTCGCGGCCCGTCTCGCGAGGCTGGTCAAGAAGGACGCGCGCTGGCGTGCGCTCCACGCAGTGCCGGTCGGCGTGAACGGATCTGACATCGATCACGTTGTGATCGGCCCGGGCGGAGTCTTCACGCTGAACGCCAAGCACCATCCCGGCGCGAAGATCTGGGTCGCGGGCACGACGTTCATGGTCAACGGTCAGAAGCAGCCGTACCTGCGCAACAGCCGCCACGAGGCGGCTCGCGCGTCGAGGCTCCTGACCGCGGCCGCCGGCGTCCCTGTCGAGGCGGTCGGCGTGGTCGTCCCGGTGGGCGCAGCCGACATCACCATCAAGAAGGCGCCGGAGGGTGCGCACGTGGTCTACCGAAGGGCCATCGGCAAGTGGCTCGAGCGACGACCGGAGGTCCTCGATCTCGAGGCGATCGACCGCGTCTTCGAGGCCGCGCGACGATCGACCACCTGGCTGGGATGA
- a CDS encoding DUF6188 family protein, whose translation MYGLPPSTDLSALRGLLLTQVCVGQHEVNLNFEGECRIMVTSTFVMHSGGRETSDRSEILTEFIASLGKAIQSVEWNVAGTVRLRFAGRAATIDILDDEPNYESYEIQFKDRPLIVV comes from the coding sequence ATGTACGGCCTTCCCCCATCGACCGATCTCAGCGCCTTGCGGGGCCTGCTTCTCACTCAGGTCTGCGTCGGGCAGCACGAGGTGAATCTCAACTTCGAAGGCGAATGCCGGATCATGGTCACGTCGACGTTCGTGATGCACTCTGGCGGCCGTGAGACAAGCGATCGGAGCGAAATCCTGACCGAGTTCATCGCGAGCCTCGGGAAGGCCATCCAGAGCGTCGAGTGGAACGTCGCGGGGACGGTCCGCCTGCGTTTCGCGGGCCGTGCCGCGACTATCGACATCCTTGACGACGAACCAAATTACGAGAGCTACGAGATCCAGTTCAAGGACCGACCTCTGATCGTCGTCTAG
- a CDS encoding DUF429 domain-containing protein codes for MVTYLGVDLAWGERNRTGLAALDESGRLVASSTVRTDDEIKEFVDQHGRGDVVVAIDAPLVVPNETGRRECEALLQAEFGRYDAGAHSSNRSRPWLNPPRGEVLANRLGWDVDPTVSPGPGRSVAIEVYPHPAMVTLFDLDRVLPYKNKPGRTTASRRSAFLVLLDAMEELCEEPMRLRTQARWAEVRTVITAAERPMHLAAVEDEVDAIFCAYLAWLWARQDSALRVLGDARAGYIVVPGPPRRAPGRRSAVPGGAVTVQLGHEIWERVHKAAEQRGLTDAELIAKALDALG; via the coding sequence ATGGTGACCTACCTCGGCGTCGACCTCGCCTGGGGTGAGCGCAACCGCACGGGCCTCGCGGCGCTGGACGAGTCCGGACGCCTCGTGGCGTCGTCAACTGTGCGCACGGACGACGAGATCAAGGAGTTCGTCGACCAGCACGGCCGAGGCGACGTCGTCGTCGCGATCGACGCGCCGCTCGTCGTACCGAACGAGACGGGTCGACGAGAGTGCGAGGCCCTGCTGCAGGCCGAGTTCGGCCGCTATGACGCGGGCGCGCACTCGAGCAACCGCTCACGACCGTGGCTGAACCCACCTCGCGGCGAGGTCCTCGCGAACCGGTTGGGCTGGGACGTCGATCCCACCGTCTCGCCCGGTCCGGGACGCTCCGTCGCGATCGAGGTCTACCCGCACCCGGCGATGGTGACGCTTTTCGATCTCGACCGCGTGCTGCCGTACAAGAACAAGCCAGGCCGGACAACGGCGTCGAGGCGCTCGGCGTTCCTCGTGCTGCTCGACGCGATGGAGGAGCTCTGCGAGGAGCCGATGCGACTGCGCACTCAGGCGCGGTGGGCCGAAGTCCGCACCGTGATCACCGCTGCCGAGCGACCGATGCACCTGGCAGCGGTCGAGGACGAGGTCGACGCCATCTTCTGCGCCTACTTGGCGTGGCTCTGGGCCCGCCAGGACTCGGCGCTCCGCGTCCTCGGGGACGCCCGCGCGGGCTACATCGTGGTCCCAGGGCCTCCGCGTCGGGCGCCGGGGCGGCGGTCTGCCGTGCCTGGCGGTGCCGTCACTGTGCAACTTGGGCATGAGATATGGGAAAGGGTGCACAAGGCGGCGGAGCAGCGCGGGCTGACGGACGCGGAGCTGATCGCGAAGGCGCTCGACGCGCTCGGCTGA
- a CDS encoding Fic family protein: MSTDPPSDPLPIDPVEYETHEWLAEGDGLSSRAQVAAGSGVYQSTVPASIAAYAPALPSDLTADVEEASAALARFDAHTRGRLGTESPALGPMSSILLRTESASSSQIENLTVGARQLALAEIDQASSDNALTVAANVRAMEAALALADSLDEAAILRMHAELMAGERGWEAHAGRYRDGLVWVGTSAISPRGASHVAPQAPLVPALMKDLMGFVQREDLSVIVQAAVAHAQFETIHPFSDGNGRTGRALVHAVLRAKKLMLHTTAPVSAGLLTDTRAYFDSLTAYRAGDARPIVEQFARAARYAATSGAALVDDLAAELDAARDALAGLRPQAVAWRVLPHLISHPVLNSRYLVRDMGMTDTTAQRALQQLADRGVLEERSGKQRNRVWQHSGILRLLDAYAQQVRRG; encoded by the coding sequence GTGTCCACAGATCCGCCCTCGGACCCGCTGCCCATCGACCCCGTCGAGTACGAGACGCACGAGTGGCTCGCGGAGGGCGATGGCTTGTCGAGCCGCGCCCAGGTCGCCGCCGGCTCGGGCGTCTATCAGTCCACGGTCCCAGCGAGCATCGCCGCGTACGCGCCGGCCCTACCGTCCGACCTGACCGCCGACGTCGAGGAGGCGTCTGCGGCCCTCGCGCGGTTCGACGCGCACACCCGAGGCAGGCTCGGCACCGAGAGTCCCGCGCTGGGACCGATGAGCTCGATCCTCCTGCGCACCGAGTCGGCGTCGTCGTCGCAGATCGAGAACCTCACCGTGGGTGCGCGCCAGCTCGCCCTGGCCGAGATCGACCAGGCGTCGAGCGACAACGCGCTGACCGTCGCCGCGAACGTCCGTGCCATGGAAGCGGCGCTCGCCCTCGCCGACTCGCTGGACGAGGCGGCGATCCTGCGGATGCATGCCGAGCTCATGGCCGGTGAGCGCGGGTGGGAGGCCCACGCGGGCCGGTACCGCGATGGGCTCGTCTGGGTGGGCACCAGTGCGATCAGCCCTCGTGGCGCCTCGCACGTCGCGCCGCAGGCGCCGTTGGTGCCAGCCCTGATGAAGGACCTGATGGGGTTCGTGCAGCGCGAAGACCTGAGCGTCATCGTCCAGGCGGCGGTCGCGCACGCGCAGTTCGAGACGATCCACCCCTTCTCCGACGGCAACGGCCGCACGGGGCGGGCACTCGTCCATGCGGTCCTGCGCGCCAAGAAGCTCATGCTGCACACCACGGCGCCGGTCTCGGCCGGTCTGCTCACGGACACCCGGGCGTACTTCGACAGCCTGACCGCATACCGCGCGGGGGACGCACGTCCGATCGTCGAGCAGTTCGCGCGCGCGGCACGGTACGCGGCGACGTCGGGCGCGGCGCTGGTCGACGACCTCGCCGCGGAGCTCGACGCCGCGAGAGACGCGCTCGCCGGACTACGCCCCCAGGCTGTCGCGTGGCGTGTGCTGCCTCACCTGATCTCGCACCCCGTGCTCAACTCCCGCTACCTCGTCCGGGACATGGGGATGACCGACACCACGGCGCAGCGCGCGTTGCAGCAGCTCGCCGACAGGGGCGTCCTGGAGGAGCGCTCGGGGAAGCAGCGCAACCGCGTGTGGCAGCACAGCGGCATCCTGCGACTCCTCGACGCGTACGCACAGCAGGTCCGACGCGGCTGA
- a CDS encoding DUF4011 domain-containing protein: MSTLDTPLTDSERLGRGLALLGTALQPWVDAEMSAAAPADQDWAAVYGASESARRGHAVTVDPREPRTLLRIVRHTRDVFPLEPAQHAWLDQLIAATNRWAHVPDLDRAEVDDVLDTMALLFESLAMDDAAAEVRALRPAAQPPAPTTPQDDDVVSLAPARTQTPPAPGFRHLTTAVGPLDVTVTYREALNYALVTNRVSPVLGIRLTNHGTAPADPGPLSLTIEPWTDTHVAEPLVVGPGLVAPGETIDVPTHLTAWQLSPSAFVHLDESITTRLTLTLGDAQQTDLIRLLPPDEWWAASIPEALAAHVRPNDAAVAALLAEAAQRLQAATGRGALDGYQGGEERAVAIARAVYEAMTAREIRYIQAPASFEGTGQRIRSHGEVLDGRWGNCLDLACAYAAALESAGLHPVIVTTRNHAVAGYLVTDSQLPLVAVSDPGTIGLLMDAGVVETVELTGATAAMPFDDALAATDPWWTRRLDEVSHVLDVVAAHRRVRPLPTVRRDGETVVVEVEVERAEARRRIRGETTPAMPVEDRPVRIEAWRRSLLDLTLRNPLLNLAAARSGAPVHVPHGALATLEDLVAGGQTLTLVPHDQIEQIHVQQGARSAQDIDPDVVRRILVEESCAYVGLATAAYAARMRSLSRRARTAIEETGANNLYLALGALTWTERSKTVRAPLFLVPVTLVGGRGALWRLRMDETGTIVPNHCLIEKLRVSRGIVVPELLDPGQDGEGIDLPRALQAVRAAILSSGHGDFALEETATVAMFAFSTLEMWKDLTESWRSFVERPVVRHLVETPGVPFLDAAPEPAPDPTAEATTFLPVPADGSQIEAVRWARAGRSFVLEGPPGTGKSQTITNLIADCLAHGRSVLFVAEKQAALDVVRRRLDDVGLGVFSLDLHGRNQTISAVRAQLQAAIGHDAERSASWETLRDSYRSLTDNLSRYPRQLHDEGPVGLSAWDARQVALSLRERADVPDDALPQLPTTLVLGAVPAADVYDAARDLAHALHDLGGAPAAHPWRLAGLTGPEAVVPQRVAAAVDEVIAADAALAASPLRPLLDLATTPEQVDHVAEWLDASAGERLAPTAEARRLVGPGWAEHAEQVRQAFDQHRATYAGALGPFAPAVMALDLDAALAASTAADASFFLGRGKRRRAALALVAGAVRPDAEVPLKQLTPLLTGLVAARAAGERLAQHIGALPGLLLPFGWNPLDVEAHVPVEHAIRRWGATADLARLGGRAVDDATEAVVDRAHDLPWGTVEAIRRLAAAWHDAASALRATPEDLASWLAGRGLSAGLAADGPRWQADARSGALVQLQRWARVRGAIAAFDAWGAPDVGRLVRAGVLDGDRAEDAVRLAYAQTVVAERLDATGLRTFDERHRSRLTGRFLDTGEDVRERMRVELPARIVAARTFDPRARAGRSAELMAQLGRRRGGLTIRQLLARYGSIITEVTPCLLMSPSSVARFLPTDGTGFDVVVFDEASQIRVAESVGAMGRGASVIVVGDSKQMPPTSMFDSAPPSEGDPVEDVTVPADMESILGEAKESRLPSLSLTWHYRSREESLIAFSNRAYYDNRLASFPTPPGRREGLGVSWRKVDGVWEGGARGARVNRAEAAAVLDEVAALLRQDAQRSIGVVTFNTQQRELVLDLLEGSGDALIEAALAREEEPLFVKNLENVQGDERDVVIFTLAFAKDTRGRVPLNWGPLTRSGGERRLNVAVTRAKERVIVLSSFEPEELDLSGSSSRGLADLRDYLVLAKHGARRAGLVRERGRDLHLDEVAAALRDAGLEVLTHVGLSDFTVELAVRAAPDLPWVAVLLDGPAWARRTTVTDREGLPRTVLEGAMGWARVVRVWLPTWLREPDAVVHAVVEAARRPEAREPALAVRRAEPEHVAVGIQDTGAFGETAPIQDTVVGVPDSATVQDVQDLAPPPDATAPAPSGTAYVPASEEPRGTVTVLDNLHRAHDRKRVVIEIDDVLATEGPMLMDRLVGVVARRFGLTAVREARRRSLAAVVPPDRVEHAPNGDVVVWPHGADRRTWALVRVPHVGGRDLAEVAYPELRAAMVHIARGAHGIGREDLLRATAQVFGVARLASRTRPRLEAVLAAALDEAALIERDGLVVAAP, from the coding sequence ATGTCGACGCTCGACACCCCGCTGACGGACTCCGAGCGCCTCGGCCGCGGCCTCGCGCTGCTCGGCACCGCGCTCCAGCCGTGGGTCGACGCGGAGATGTCAGCGGCCGCGCCTGCCGACCAGGACTGGGCAGCCGTCTACGGGGCCTCCGAGTCCGCCCGCCGCGGCCACGCCGTCACGGTCGACCCCCGAGAACCGCGCACCCTCCTGCGGATCGTCCGCCACACGCGCGACGTCTTCCCGCTCGAGCCCGCGCAGCACGCCTGGCTCGACCAGCTCATCGCGGCGACCAACCGCTGGGCGCACGTGCCGGACCTCGACCGCGCGGAGGTCGACGACGTCCTCGACACCATGGCCCTGCTGTTCGAGTCCCTCGCGATGGACGACGCCGCTGCGGAGGTCCGCGCCCTGCGCCCCGCCGCCCAGCCGCCCGCGCCCACCACCCCGCAGGACGACGACGTCGTCTCCCTCGCCCCCGCCCGCACTCAGACCCCACCCGCCCCCGGCTTCCGCCACCTCACCACCGCCGTCGGCCCGCTCGACGTCACCGTCACCTACCGCGAGGCGCTCAACTACGCCCTCGTCACCAACCGCGTCTCCCCGGTCCTCGGCATCCGCCTCACCAACCACGGCACGGCCCCCGCCGACCCCGGCCCCCTCAGCCTGACGATCGAGCCCTGGACCGACACCCACGTCGCCGAGCCGCTGGTCGTCGGGCCCGGCCTGGTCGCCCCCGGCGAGACGATCGACGTCCCCACGCACCTCACGGCCTGGCAGCTGAGCCCGTCGGCCTTCGTCCACCTCGACGAGTCGATCACCACCCGCCTGACGCTCACCCTCGGCGACGCGCAGCAGACCGACCTCATCCGCCTCCTGCCGCCGGACGAGTGGTGGGCCGCGTCCATCCCCGAGGCCCTGGCCGCGCACGTCCGCCCCAACGACGCCGCCGTCGCCGCGCTCCTCGCCGAGGCCGCCCAACGACTCCAGGCCGCCACCGGACGCGGCGCGCTCGACGGCTACCAGGGCGGCGAGGAGCGCGCGGTCGCCATCGCCCGCGCCGTCTACGAGGCGATGACGGCGCGCGAGATCCGCTACATCCAGGCCCCGGCGTCGTTCGAGGGCACCGGCCAGCGCATCCGCTCGCACGGCGAGGTGCTCGACGGACGCTGGGGCAACTGCCTCGACCTCGCGTGCGCCTACGCGGCCGCACTCGAGTCCGCCGGCCTGCATCCCGTGATCGTCACCACCCGCAACCACGCCGTCGCGGGCTACCTCGTCACCGACAGCCAGCTCCCGCTCGTCGCGGTCAGCGACCCCGGCACCATCGGCCTGCTCATGGACGCCGGCGTCGTCGAGACCGTCGAGCTCACCGGTGCCACCGCGGCGATGCCGTTCGACGACGCCCTTGCGGCCACCGACCCGTGGTGGACCCGACGCCTCGACGAGGTGAGCCACGTGCTCGACGTCGTCGCCGCGCACCGGCGCGTGCGGCCGCTGCCGACCGTGCGGCGCGACGGCGAGACGGTCGTCGTCGAGGTGGAGGTCGAGCGTGCCGAGGCCCGCCGGCGGATCCGCGGCGAGACGACGCCCGCGATGCCCGTCGAGGACCGGCCCGTGCGCATCGAGGCGTGGCGGCGCTCGCTGCTCGACCTCACCCTGCGCAACCCGCTGCTCAACCTCGCGGCCGCGCGCAGCGGCGCGCCGGTCCACGTGCCGCACGGCGCGCTCGCGACGCTCGAGGACCTGGTCGCTGGCGGCCAGACCCTCACGCTGGTCCCGCACGACCAGATCGAGCAGATCCATGTCCAGCAGGGCGCGCGCTCGGCGCAGGACATCGACCCCGACGTCGTCCGCCGCATCCTGGTCGAGGAGTCGTGCGCCTACGTCGGCCTGGCGACCGCCGCGTACGCCGCGCGCATGCGGAGCCTGTCCCGGCGCGCGCGCACCGCGATCGAGGAGACCGGCGCCAACAACCTCTACCTCGCCCTCGGCGCGCTGACCTGGACCGAGCGCAGCAAGACCGTCCGCGCACCACTGTTCCTCGTCCCCGTCACGCTCGTCGGCGGCCGCGGCGCGCTGTGGCGCCTGCGCATGGACGAGACCGGCACGATCGTCCCCAACCACTGCCTCATCGAGAAGCTCCGCGTCAGCCGCGGCATCGTCGTGCCCGAGCTGCTCGACCCCGGCCAGGACGGCGAGGGCATCGACCTGCCGCGCGCGCTCCAGGCCGTCCGCGCCGCGATCCTCTCCAGCGGGCACGGCGACTTCGCGCTCGAGGAGACCGCGACCGTCGCGATGTTCGCGTTCTCCACGCTCGAGATGTGGAAGGACCTCACGGAGAGCTGGCGGTCGTTCGTCGAGCGCCCCGTCGTCCGGCACCTCGTCGAGACACCCGGCGTCCCGTTCCTCGACGCGGCGCCTGAGCCCGCGCCCGACCCCACCGCCGAGGCCACGACCTTCCTGCCCGTCCCCGCCGACGGCTCGCAGATCGAGGCCGTCCGCTGGGCGCGCGCCGGACGCTCCTTCGTGCTCGAGGGCCCGCCCGGCACCGGCAAGTCGCAGACCATCACCAACCTCATCGCCGACTGCCTCGCGCACGGGCGCAGCGTCCTGTTCGTCGCCGAGAAGCAGGCGGCGCTCGACGTCGTCAGGCGCCGCCTGGACGACGTCGGCCTCGGTGTGTTCAGCCTCGACCTGCACGGCCGCAACCAGACGATCAGCGCCGTGCGCGCCCAGCTCCAGGCCGCGATCGGGCACGACGCCGAGCGCTCCGCCTCGTGGGAGACCCTGCGCGACAGCTACCGCTCGCTCACCGACAACCTCAGCCGCTACCCCCGCCAGCTCCACGACGAGGGCCCGGTCGGGCTGTCCGCGTGGGACGCGCGCCAGGTCGCCCTGAGCCTGCGCGAGCGCGCCGACGTGCCCGACGACGCCCTCCCGCAGCTCCCCACGACGCTCGTCCTGGGCGCGGTCCCGGCGGCGGACGTGTACGACGCCGCCCGCGACCTCGCCCACGCGCTGCACGACCTGGGCGGCGCGCCCGCCGCGCACCCGTGGCGCCTCGCCGGGCTCACCGGCCCCGAGGCCGTCGTCCCGCAGCGCGTCGCCGCGGCCGTCGACGAGGTGATCGCGGCCGACGCCGCCCTCGCGGCCTCGCCCCTGCGGCCGCTGCTCGACCTCGCGACGACGCCCGAGCAGGTCGACCACGTCGCGGAGTGGCTCGACGCGAGCGCGGGGGAGCGGCTCGCGCCCACCGCCGAGGCGCGGCGGCTCGTGGGCCCGGGCTGGGCCGAGCATGCCGAACAGGTCCGGCAGGCGTTCGACCAGCACCGCGCCACCTACGCCGGCGCGCTCGGCCCGTTCGCGCCCGCCGTCATGGCGCTCGACCTCGACGCCGCGCTCGCGGCCTCGACCGCGGCCGACGCCTCCTTCTTCCTCGGCCGCGGCAAGCGTCGGCGCGCCGCGCTCGCCCTGGTCGCGGGCGCCGTTCGGCCGGACGCCGAGGTGCCGCTCAAGCAGCTCACCCCGCTGCTCACCGGACTGGTCGCTGCCCGCGCCGCGGGGGAGCGGCTCGCCCAGCACATCGGGGCCCTGCCCGGCCTGCTGCTGCCCTTCGGCTGGAACCCCCTCGACGTCGAGGCGCACGTCCCGGTCGAGCACGCGATCCGCCGGTGGGGCGCGACCGCCGACCTCGCCCGCCTGGGCGGCCGGGCCGTGGACGACGCGACCGAGGCCGTCGTCGACCGCGCGCACGACCTGCCATGGGGCACGGTCGAGGCGATCCGCCGCCTGGCGGCCGCGTGGCACGACGCGGCCTCCGCGCTGCGCGCGACCCCGGAGGACCTCGCCTCCTGGCTCGCGGGGCGAGGCCTGTCGGCCGGGCTCGCCGCCGACGGCCCGCGGTGGCAGGCCGACGCGCGCTCCGGCGCCCTCGTGCAGCTCCAGCGCTGGGCGCGCGTGCGCGGCGCGATCGCGGCGTTCGACGCGTGGGGAGCCCCCGACGTCGGGCGCCTGGTCCGCGCCGGCGTCCTCGACGGGGACCGCGCCGAGGACGCCGTCCGCCTCGCCTACGCGCAGACGGTCGTCGCCGAGCGGCTCGACGCCACCGGTCTGCGCACCTTCGACGAGCGCCACCGCTCGCGGCTGACGGGCCGGTTCCTGGACACGGGAGAGGACGTGCGCGAGCGCATGCGCGTCGAGCTGCCCGCGCGCATCGTCGCCGCCCGCACCTTCGACCCGCGGGCCCGCGCCGGCCGCAGCGCCGAGCTCATGGCGCAGCTCGGCCGCCGCCGCGGCGGCCTGACGATCCGCCAGCTGCTCGCGCGCTACGGCTCGATCATCACCGAGGTCACGCCGTGCCTGCTGATGAGCCCGAGCTCGGTCGCCCGCTTCCTGCCGACGGACGGCACCGGGTTCGACGTCGTCGTGTTCGACGAGGCGTCGCAGATCCGCGTCGCCGAGTCCGTGGGCGCGATGGGCCGCGGCGCGTCGGTGATCGTCGTCGGCGACTCCAAGCAGATGCCGCCCACGTCGATGTTCGACTCCGCGCCGCCGAGCGAGGGCGACCCCGTCGAGGACGTCACCGTGCCCGCGGACATGGAGAGCATCCTCGGGGAGGCCAAGGAGTCCCGGCTGCCGAGCCTGTCGCTGACCTGGCACTACCGCAGCCGCGAGGAGTCGCTCATCGCCTTCTCCAACCGCGCCTACTACGACAACCGCCTCGCGAGCTTCCCGACGCCGCCAGGCCGCCGCGAGGGTCTCGGCGTCTCCTGGCGCAAGGTCGACGGCGTCTGGGAGGGCGGCGCCCGCGGCGCCCGGGTCAACCGCGCGGAGGCCGCCGCGGTGCTCGACGAGGTCGCGGCGCTCCTGCGGCAGGACGCGCAGCGGTCGATCGGCGTCGTCACGTTCAACACGCAGCAGCGCGAGCTCGTCCTCGACCTGCTCGAGGGCTCGGGGGACGCGCTGATCGAGGCGGCGCTCGCGCGCGAGGAGGAGCCGCTGTTCGTCAAGAACCTGGAGAACGTCCAGGGCGACGAGCGCGACGTCGTCATCTTCACGCTCGCGTTCGCCAAGGACACCCGCGGCCGGGTGCCGCTCAACTGGGGCCCGCTGACGCGCAGCGGCGGGGAACGCCGGCTCAACGTCGCAGTGACGCGTGCCAAGGAGCGCGTCATCGTGCTCTCGTCGTTCGAGCCGGAGGAACTCGATCTGTCCGGCTCGTCCTCGCGGGGCCTCGCGGACCTGCGCGACTACCTCGTCCTGGCCAAGCACGGTGCCCGGCGCGCCGGCCTGGTGCGCGAGCGAGGGCGGGACCTGCACCTCGACGAGGTCGCGGCCGCCCTGCGCGACGCCGGGCTGGAGGTCCTCACGCATGTCGGCCTCTCGGACTTCACGGTCGAGCTCGCGGTGCGCGCGGCGCCCGACCTGCCGTGGGTCGCCGTGCTCCTCGACGGTCCCGCCTGGGCGCGCCGTACCACTGTCACCGACCGCGAAGGCCTCCCGCGCACCGTGCTCGAAGGCGCGATGGGCTGGGCGCGCGTGGTGCGGGTGTGGCTGCCGACCTGGCTGCGCGAGCCCGACGCCGTCGTGCACGCGGTCGTGGAGGCGGCCCGCCGCCCGGAGGCGCGCGAGCCGGCGCTCGCGGTGCGCCGCGCGGAGCCCGAGCACGTCGCGGTCGGCATCCAGGACACCGGGGCCTTCGGGGAGACGGCGCCGATCCAGGACACCGTCGTCGGTGTCCCGGACAGCGCGACGGTGCAGGACGTCCAGGACCTCGCGCCGCCCCCGGACGCCACGGCCCCGGCACCCTCGGGCACCGCCTACGTGCCCGCGTCCGAGGAACCACGCGGCACGGTCACCGTCCTCGACAACCTCCACCGCGCGCACGACCGCAAGCGCGTCGTGATCGAGATCGACGACGTCCTGGCAACCGAGGGCCCGATGCTCATGGACCGCCTCGTCGGCGTCGTCGCCCGGCGCTTCGGACTCACCGCGGTCCGCGAGGCGCGCCGCCGGAGCCTGGCCGCCGTCGTCCCGCCCGACCGCGTCGAGCACGCGCCCAACGGCGACGTCGTCGTCTGGCCGCACGGCGCCGACCGCCGCACCTGGGCCCTGGTCCGCGTCCCGCACGTCGGGGGGCGCGACCTCGCCGAGGTGGCCTACCCCGAGCTCCGCGCCGCGATGGTGCACATCGCACGCGGCGCCCACGGCATCGGGCGCGAGGACCTGCTCCGCGCGACCGCGCAGGTCTTCGGCGTCGCCCGCCTCGCGTCGAGGACCCGCCCCCGCCTCGAGGCGGTCCTGGCGGCCGCCCTCGACGAAGCCGCTCTGATCGAGCGCGACGGCCTCGTGGTGGCCGCCCCGTGA